Genomic window (Phragmites australis chromosome 21, lpPhrAust1.1, whole genome shotgun sequence):
CTTCGTCACGCCGACCACGGTGTGGCGCGCGATGCGCGCGCTCGGCGTCGGGCACGAGCGCGTGCTCCAGCGCTCCCTGGCCGGCGTCGACGCGTTCGCGTACGACGTGATCCGCAAGCgcaaggaggagctcgaggccgcggccgccgccggccgcggcACCGAGGCCGGGCGCAGGTCGGACTTGCTGACCGTGTTCACCAAGATGCGCGACGAGGACGGCCGCCCCGCGTACTCGGACAAGTTCCTGCGCGACATCTGCGTCAACTTCATCCTGGCCGGCCGCGACACGTCGTCTGTGGCGCTCGCGTGGTTCTTCTGGCTGCTTGGCAAGAACCCCGGCGTGGAGGCCAAGATCCTGGAGGAGATCGAGGGCATCGttgcggcgcggaaggcgccaGCGACGGCGGGGGAGgtcgaggaggagctcgtgttccAGCCCGAGGAGGTGAagcggatggagtacctccacGCCGCGCTCTCCGAGGCGCTCCGGCTCTACCCGTCCGTCCCCGTCGACCACAAGGAGGTACGTACATACGAAAGCACACAATATGCATGGCCGTACTACGTAGGCACATCAAAATACATATGCTTGTACATGCTTAGATACAATCATACAACATTACAACTACACGCATTAAGGCCCTGTTTGAAATACGgagttttttttcctctccGAATCCTGCATGGATTGAGTTGTTCCGCGTGAAATTCCCAAACAAGCGCAAGTGTGTCAAGTAAAATGGAGCAGTGCACTCTGCATTTCTGGTCGGTGAAACTAACTCGTTCTTGTAATGTAAAGTCCCCAAGTGTGTGAGTAGCTGTTTTTGTCCGCATGAGCAGGGGAACATATGCTTCTTGCTGGGAAATGCAAAACTACATGGACTTATACACACGGCTTATCTCAGTCGTTCATCTTTAGTACTGATATTTATTCATCTTTTGATTCTTCTCATATatgtcatgatttttttcaacTATTTTTTCAATACACATGCAAAAATTTCTCTTCCAATTAGCTAGGTGTTAAAAATAGTAGTGATGCTAATATTGTGTTTCTTGCCTCCTTGGCAATTGCAATCTGCATGAGTCGCCAATTagctgtcccccccccccccctctggtACTAGAAAACAAGAAGACAGCAAATGCTGACTCCTACGTGGAATCCATAGTGAACTTTGATAAATTACCAATTTGTAGATGTTGAGATTGAATGTTATTGAAAAAAATGAAGTTGATGGACACATGTTACTATCTATGTTAGTGCGTTACTGCACTAGACCATCTGCAAAGTCAATGCAAAAGTAGCAGGTCAGCTGCACAGAAGTCATGAACCATGACGCGATTGGCTGATCTGCATTGGACCAGCTATATCCTGAAGTAGATGTGCCATGGCAcatggggaaaaaaaagaaacgtAAGCAGAAGTTATAGGTTGCAAGTTGGTCGTCTACATGATCCCTGCATATTTTCGATATCTTTGGTGAAGACTTGGAAACTCTTATGCGACCTGATAGGGACGCATGTCGGGCCAATTCAATTGTAGTTGCACCCGTCCTTGGTTTATTATTATTACTCCGATCTTAGTAAGCAACACAAAGCTGATTTGCAAGAAGGAAACCTAGAAGTACAGCTAGGTGCTGATTGGTGTATCAGATTTAGCTCAACATCACATACTAGGTAAAAGTAAGTACTGGTCAATGAGCAGCCTTGCTACTTaagttttcttttaaaaaaacgaATCAATTGGAGAACTGTCTATTGTATTGATAAGAGGAAAAAGCCTGCTAAAAAACCGCACGATGCCCGGTTAATCAGGAGAAAAATCACAACACAGCGGTTTCGGTTTCTTTTCAACAGTGAGCTGACAAAATCACACTCTGATAACCAACCAAGTAGCTTCTTTACGCACCAATTCTAGTATTCACTTTTAGCGCAATCTCAAAGCAATATCGACGTCAAGCGGTCGCTTGTACAAGTGGTTTCACATTTCTCTGCTATGAACTGACAATCTGAAGCTGTGCCACTAGGTTGTGGAGGACGAGGTGTTCCCGGACGGGACGGTGCTGAGGAAGGGCACCAAGGTGATCTACGCCATGTACGCCATGGGGCGGATGGAGAGCATATGGGGCGAGGACTGCATGGAGTACAGGCCGGAGCGTTGGCTCCGGGACGGCCGCTTCATGAGCGAGTCCGCCTACAAGTTCACCGCCTTCAACGGGGGGCCGCGTCTGTGCCTCGGCAAGGACTTCGCCTACTACCAGATGAAGTTCGCCGCCGCGTCCATCCTCCACCGCTACGGCGTCCACGTCGTCGAGGGGCACCCGGTGGCGCCCAAGATGGCGCTCACCATGTACATGAAGCACGGGCTCAAGGTGACGCTGACCAAGAGGGACAAGGGCAAGCTCTGAACTACACCATTCGGAGCTTGCGAATAAGGCCCAAGAACTGGAGGAAGACATGAGGGAAGCAAGGCTGCTTTCAGATGCAGATGTGGTCTGCAAGTTCTGCTACTTTGTGAAAGAAAGTTGATGATGCTGTGTGAAAAACTTTCCTTCGTTTTTGGTTTCTTCCTTTGTAGTGCGGCTATTACTAAGTACTTGATTTGTTTCGTTTACACATACGTGGCGTTTGGATATGGGGATGTCGAGGTTGGGAATGGGAAATGAGTGATGGGATAGATATAATCTAATGTTTGAATTTGTGGATTGGGAAATGAGTTTGGTTCAGGAATGGGTTTTGGGTAGCCTATTTCTCACCGTCTTAAACCCAAGGCAGGAGGTAGGTTATGATCGGAAAAGATGGTGAAATCACAAAACTATCCTGGTTCATCCATATGATCCTTCCATAACTTAGCTTTAGTAGGGGTATTTTCGTCATTTAATTGTATATATTCTAAATCCAAATTCAGTGCATGTCAAACAACATATTGGATTGAAATCTCCAATCCCTATCTTTTACTTACCTCTTCTTATCCcacctcattttcttttttctaactCAATCTCTATCCAAACGCCATCATAGTGTAGACAAGTAAGGACAATATAGAACCTATGTATAAGTATTTGTGTGATGATGCTACACTGAAGCTTCAGTGATGTTACCAGTATATTTTAGCGTTATTATTTCAGTACAACAGCTGCAAGATGGGATGACATGAGTTTCATTGAATAAATGTATACCGAATCAACAGAACTCAGTACTTCATACAACCGATGCATACAACCGATGCTTATGTGCCTGATTTAGGAAATGTAATACGTACTTTGCAAAGTAGTATGCCAGCAACATCCATAGACTCGAGGAAAGCAGTGACCGTTTATTAGTGtttatttggtagagtttttatACTAGTTTTTAAGTAAAATTAGTGAGAGTAATTTATAGTTTTCAATTTTTAGAGTGATTTTGTGAGAGtgattttctaaaaatagaCTAGATGCTGATAGCTAAAAAAATCAACTCTCTCTGATTTATTTACTCTCACAGAATCACTTACTATATAAATGTATCCTAAATAACCACTTTTAACCATAAAATTACTTTTTCCACAAAATcacttttcataaaaaatttaaatcagaaaAACCCTAccaaatatacccttggataaTCATGTCATAATTCAGTCACTCTTCTAGAATTCTCGTTTATTTGCTCTCCCTTATCAGCAGGAAACAGGACAGGCAGACGAACAGCAAGTCAGCAACATGAGTTGTGGACATCTGGTTCGCCAACTTCACGCTGTCACACAAGCTAAAAACCTGGTTGCTCAACTGCATGCCCTGCCACTCCACTCATAAAATTCAGCCACAAAACCCTCGGTGAACTTGTGCCTTTTCTCAGGGcaaatatctaaaattagataatatatatatatatacgtatttatcgaaatagacaatatgctgtcgtatttacaaatttagcatccgtactCGACGCATCATTTATCGAAAATgtattttcggtacaccgtacgccgaaaaactcatattcggcacaccgtgtacccAATACGATACTATAGCCCATATTCGGTACACTGTGTTAAATATCAACCGTATTCGATCACGATGTGCCAAATATGGGCGACAGTGTCGTAGTCAGCACACGGTGCACCGAATATGGCCTTTGCTTGCCGTACGGTCACGTCAACTCACGTCACGGTCGCTTTGGCACACCGAATGGCAGGCAAAGggtatattcggcacaccatatgccgaatacggcattgtagcccatattcggcacacggtgttcCGAATATAAGCTACAGTGTCATTTggcagtgccatattcggcacgctttgtcacttgcatcggcatcctaTTCGTTTGATTTTGTCAATATATTGTGCAcatccatcttctcatactTTGCTTCACCTctatgtgcacagctaggatcacccttgactctactCGGCCTtcttgatcgttcggcacccAGCACCCTGCTTGATCTTGACCATcctgccgtcgaccgccaagtcaCAACCGTCACCTACAtaacatgagacaagcaaacgcttatctctaactccattatagattagtcacaATAAAAATCCTCAGTTGAAATCACATCCAAAAAGAATCGTGAGCACCGGACATCTGAACTTTAACTTGGATACCTGGAAGTTTCGGGTGAAAACCG
Coding sequences:
- the LOC133902907 gene encoding cytochrome P450 86B1-like; its protein translation is MSVMDTAVSHNATTGAAETPGASSSGLAGLLPEVQTLELLVAVSIFVVIHSLRQRRAQGLPSWPLVGMLPSLLLGLRSDMYEWITGVIKARGGTFTFRGPWFTNLQCVVTADPRNLEHLLKTKFGSFPKGPYFRDTVRDLLGDGIFGADDEVWRRQRKAASLEFHSAEFRALTASSLVELVHRRLLPVLADVEATGSAIDLQDVLLRLTFDNVCMIAFGVDPGCLSPGLPEIPFARAFEDATEATIVRFVTPTTVWRAMRALGVGHERVLQRSLAGVDAFAYDVIRKRKEELEAAAAAGRGTEAGRRSDLLTVFTKMRDEDGRPAYSDKFLRDICVNFILAGRDTSSVALAWFFWLLGKNPGVEAKILEEIEGIVAARKAPATAGEVEEELVFQPEEVKRMEYLHAALSEALRLYPSVPVDHKEVVEDEVFPDGTVLRKGTKVIYAMYAMGRMESIWGEDCMEYRPERWLRDGRFMSESAYKFTAFNGGPRLCLGKDFAYYQMKFAAASILHRYGVHVVEGHPVAPKMALTMYMKHGLKVTLTKRDKGKL